One part of the Bacillus sp. FJAT-45350 genome encodes these proteins:
- a CDS encoding CotS family spore coat protein: MEDQMILPWELIDPLDKLYVPDYILEIAHEVCQYYDMTVSDMEVINVKSHKGGAIWRIDTDKGPRSLKLLHRRPTRSLFSLGAQEYLVKEKHARIPQIIPTVDRELYVEMGGKLWFVAEWISTLEPAGTDLEGMKERSYAIGEFHRLSKGYVPPKGAELASRLQRWPKTYKKIINKMEWFRDITNGYSQMPASSKILSVLDTFEEQAIEALKRLEQSVYFDLANRGIEEWGLVHQDYGWSNGQKGEEGIWIIDLDGVAFDLPIRDLGKLISDTTDKLGKWDYNWVNEMIQAYHEANPIDDDMYQMLLIDMSLPNLFYKSVKEMVYKPTVFLDEQLEEVVDRIVSIDQTKWPVLQELNRPWEGGKK, from the coding sequence ATGGAAGATCAGATGATATTACCTTGGGAATTGATTGACCCTTTAGATAAGTTATATGTTCCTGACTATATCTTGGAGATAGCTCATGAAGTTTGTCAATATTATGATATGACTGTAAGTGACATGGAAGTTATTAATGTTAAGTCACATAAAGGTGGGGCAATTTGGAGGATAGATACGGATAAGGGTCCAAGAAGTTTGAAGTTATTACATCGACGGCCAACAAGAAGTCTTTTTAGCCTCGGAGCACAGGAATATTTAGTGAAAGAGAAACATGCTAGAATCCCTCAAATTATTCCCACAGTTGATAGGGAGCTCTACGTTGAAATGGGAGGTAAACTATGGTTTGTAGCAGAGTGGATATCAACTCTAGAACCTGCAGGAACTGACTTAGAAGGAATGAAAGAGAGAAGTTATGCGATTGGTGAATTTCACCGATTATCTAAAGGATATGTTCCACCAAAAGGTGCTGAACTTGCTTCACGACTTCAACGTTGGCCAAAAACCTACAAGAAAATAATTAATAAAATGGAGTGGTTTAGAGATATTACGAATGGTTACTCCCAAATGCCTGCTAGTTCAAAAATACTTTCAGTACTAGATACGTTTGAAGAACAAGCAATAGAAGCATTAAAACGTCTAGAACAGTCTGTATATTTCGATTTAGCAAATAGAGGAATTGAGGAATGGGGATTAGTTCACCAAGACTACGGCTGGTCAAATGGTCAAAAAGGTGAAGAGGGAATCTGGATAATTGATTTAGATGGTGTTGCATTCGACTTGCCAATTCGTGATCTCGGAAAACTTATCTCAGACACAACTGATAAATTAGGAAAATGGGATTACAACTGGGTAAATGAAATGATTCAAGCCTATCATGAAGCGAATCCAATTGATGATGATATGTATCAAATGTTGTTAATTGATATGTCACTACCCAATTTATTTTATAAAAGTGTTAAAGAAATGGTATATAAACCTACTGTATTCTTGGATGAGCAACTTGAAGAGGTAGTAGATCGAATTGTTTCCATTGATCAAACAAAGTGGCCTGTGCTTCAGGAATTAAATAGGCCATGGGAAGGAGGGAAGAAATAA
- a CDS encoding UTP--glucose-1-phosphate uridylyltransferase, whose amino-acid sequence MVKKAIIPAAGYGTRNLPITKVLPKEMFPIGGRPAIDYIIEEAEKAGITEVLIILSRTKTMIMDYYDRSLELESFLHSNNKSHLLEKVKLPNVHIQYVRQPYARGLGDAIKLAKAFVGNEPFAVLLPDEILLTEKEPALTDLIKVYDKYDGNVIGVQKEEESNLKNYGVINGQTIDKCLYQLLDIVEKPQNNPPSNMAVIGRYILKAKIFDYLEKQQIGVNGELQLTDALREMSKVEKAYGLELVGERFDIAKKEDYLKLLNLKSNIE is encoded by the coding sequence ATGGTAAAAAAAGCCATTATTCCGGCTGCGGGCTATGGTACACGCAATCTTCCAATTACAAAGGTACTACCTAAGGAAATGTTTCCTATAGGGGGAAGACCAGCGATTGACTATATCATTGAAGAGGCTGAGAAGGCTGGAATTACAGAAGTGTTAATTATATTATCGCGTACAAAAACAATGATTATGGATTATTATGATCGTTCTCTTGAGCTTGAATCATTTTTACATTCAAACAACAAAAGTCACTTGTTAGAAAAAGTTAAGCTACCAAATGTTCATATACAATATGTAAGGCAACCATATGCTAGAGGACTAGGAGATGCTATTAAATTAGCAAAAGCATTTGTCGGGAATGAGCCATTTGCGGTACTCTTACCGGATGAAATATTGTTAACTGAGAAGGAACCCGCATTAACAGATTTGATTAAAGTATATGACAAATACGATGGAAACGTTATTGGAGTCCAAAAAGAAGAGGAAAGCAATTTAAAAAATTATGGTGTTATTAATGGTCAAACAATAGACAAGTGTTTATATCAACTATTAGATATTGTGGAGAAACCGCAAAATAATCCCCCATCTAATATGGCGGTAATTGGTAGGTATATATTAAAGGCTAAGATATTCGACTATTTAGAAAAACAACAAATTGGGGTTAATGGAGAACTTCAATTAACAGATGCGTTAAGGGAAATGAGTAAGGTAGAAAAGGCATACGGTTTAGAGCTCGTAGGTGAGAGGTTTGATATTGCAAAAAAAGAAGATTATTTAAAGTTATTAAATTTAAAGTCGAATATTGAATGA
- a CDS encoding phage holin family protein, with the protein MENISKFIIAISSSILTFLFGAWSVLLQVLIVFIIIDYVTGLIAAVYSGKLSSKVGFKGIIKKVMILSIVTVAHGLDIILGGFNFLRDVVIYFYILNELLSIIENAGRIGLPLPNVIKKAVEVLKKKDD; encoded by the coding sequence ATGGAGAACATTAGCAAGTTCATTATTGCTATCAGTAGTTCAATCCTGACATTTTTATTTGGGGCTTGGTCAGTTTTATTACAGGTCTTAATAGTTTTTATAATTATTGATTATGTAACAGGTTTAATAGCCGCTGTGTATAGTGGGAAATTAAGTAGCAAAGTTGGTTTTAAAGGGATAATAAAAAAGGTAATGATTTTATCCATTGTAACGGTTGCTCATGGACTGGACATTATTTTAGGAGGTTTTAATTTTCTGAGGGATGTTGTGATTTATTTCTATATTCTAAATGAATTGCTCTCAATTATCGAAAATGCAGGTAGAATAGGATTACCACTTCCAAATGTAATTAAAAAGGCTGTCGAGGTTCTAAAGAAGAAAGATGATTAA
- a CDS encoding CotS family spore coat protein, whose protein sequence is MENEQLIVPWDLGEEMDDFYVPEYIVEMAYEVNKYYDMNVSHMEVITTKADKGGLIWKIETDKGPRSLKILHRRPTRSLFSLGAQEYLVKEKKARVPAIIPTKDGELYVEMGGKLWFVAEWIESLFQVEKDLGGAKDLCHAIGEFHQLSKGYTPPAGAEMASRLYRWPKTYKKIVKKMDWFRDIAKLYNEMPASNSILNVIDMFEEQAIEAVSRLEQSQYYDLIARGNKAWGLVHQDYGWSNGQKGDGGMWIIDLDGVAYDLPIRDLRKLITGTMDDLGGWDIHWVKEMIQAYHEANPIDDDIYEMLIIDMSLPNLFYKNVKELVYEPSIFMDNELDMLVQRIVDIDKTKWPVLEELDANRSWLGGKS, encoded by the coding sequence ATGGAAAATGAACAACTGATTGTCCCCTGGGATTTAGGCGAAGAAATGGATGACTTTTATGTTCCGGAGTACATTGTAGAAATGGCTTATGAGGTAAATAAATATTACGACATGAATGTCAGTCATATGGAAGTTATTACGACGAAAGCTGATAAAGGTGGACTCATATGGAAGATTGAAACGGACAAAGGTCCACGAAGCTTAAAAATTTTACACAGACGGCCTACAAGAAGTTTATTTAGTCTTGGTGCACAAGAATATTTAGTAAAAGAGAAGAAAGCTAGAGTGCCAGCGATTATTCCAACGAAGGACGGTGAGCTTTACGTTGAAATGGGTGGCAAGCTCTGGTTTGTAGCAGAATGGATTGAGTCGCTTTTTCAAGTAGAAAAGGATTTAGGAGGAGCCAAAGACCTGTGTCATGCGATTGGGGAATTTCATCAACTATCGAAAGGGTATACTCCCCCAGCAGGAGCTGAAATGGCTTCACGTTTGTACCGTTGGCCGAAAACGTATAAGAAAATAGTCAAGAAAATGGATTGGTTTCGAGATATTGCAAAGTTGTATAACGAAATGCCAGCAAGTAATAGTATTTTAAACGTAATAGATATGTTTGAAGAACAAGCAATAGAGGCAGTATCACGTTTAGAACAATCACAATACTATGACTTAATTGCAAGAGGAAATAAAGCCTGGGGCCTTGTTCATCAAGACTATGGCTGGTCTAATGGACAAAAAGGTGATGGTGGAATGTGGATTATTGACCTTGATGGTGTTGCATATGACCTACCTATTCGTGACCTTCGTAAACTAATTACAGGGACGATGGATGATTTAGGAGGCTGGGATATTCATTGGGTAAAAGAAATGATTCAAGCCTATCATGAGGCAAATCCAATAGATGATGATATTTATGAAATGTTAATTATTGATATGTCACTACCAAACTTATTCTACAAAAATGTGAAAGAACTAGTATATGAGCCATCGATATTTATGGATAACGAACTCGATATGTTAGTTCAAAGGATTGTAGACATTGATAAGACTAAGTGGCCTGTTCTTGAAGAATTAGATGCAAATAGAAGTTGGTTAGGAGGCAAATCATAG
- a CDS encoding glycosyltransferase family 4 protein has translation MNVLIICTEKLPVPPVKGGAIQTYIAGAIPTLSKEHTVTILGTTDPSLPDEETVDNVHYVRKPGGLLETYREEVIEYLKTENCYDLIHIFNRPRLVTAVRELAPEAKIILSMHNDMFKPEKISHDEGLLVIKNVDKIVTISDYIGQTITNFFPEVAPKLRTIYSGVDLDNFVPSYSESAIAKREQLRKEYNLGSKKIILFAGRLSLNKGAHILLRAIPELSKKYSDIAVVLMGGKWFSDDGISDYTAYVRSLADCSPVPVIATGFISPDKIQDWFAAADIFVCTSQWQEPLARVHYEAMAAGLPIITTNRGGNAEVIELNKNGLIVEKPDEPLEFAKHLSYLIENPDICLEMGRYGRKLAEAKYSWDRVVNDILTVWNEVENMSINNNPQIEDMLGDELDELNMGELGLELVNLNNELEPELDNSGGELQEEMEVQGEGQHEGEETVTEEEEHGEEETVTEEEEHEGEETVTEEEEHEGEETVTEEEEHEGEETVSEEKEHEGEETVSEEKEHEGEETVSEEKEHEGEETAPEEEELGEDLASPTLENVNTDAIEDDLLEKEKILLKTKKKGKKEKKKREEKIKSKSKKKLKNKKKKKPFVTEEQKEHVEIVEENEQNQIEGYEGSVEINITEVDDNNQNEIKKDILISFRGQRRYFTRSDWEKQRKDPL, from the coding sequence ATGAATGTACTCATAATTTGTACAGAAAAACTCCCTGTACCACCTGTGAAAGGTGGGGCGATCCAAACGTATATAGCTGGAGCTATCCCAACGTTAAGTAAAGAACACACAGTTACAATATTAGGAACAACTGATCCCTCCCTCCCTGACGAGGAAACAGTTGATAACGTTCATTACGTTAGAAAGCCAGGTGGATTACTTGAAACCTATAGAGAAGAGGTAATAGAATATTTAAAAACTGAAAATTGCTACGATTTGATTCATATTTTTAATCGTCCTCGTTTGGTTACCGCTGTTCGTGAATTAGCACCTGAAGCCAAGATAATTTTAAGTATGCATAATGATATGTTTAAGCCTGAGAAAATTAGTCACGATGAAGGATTATTAGTTATTAAGAATGTAGATAAAATCGTTACAATTAGTGATTATATTGGGCAAACGATTACAAATTTCTTTCCAGAGGTTGCTCCAAAATTACGTACAATTTATTCCGGTGTAGATTTAGATAATTTTGTGCCTTCTTATTCTGAGAGTGCTATAGCCAAAAGGGAGCAATTAAGGAAAGAATACAATTTGGGTTCAAAAAAAATCATTTTATTTGCTGGAAGACTTTCTTTAAATAAAGGTGCTCATATCTTACTTCGGGCAATTCCAGAACTATCCAAAAAGTATTCAGATATTGCAGTAGTGTTAATGGGTGGAAAATGGTTTAGTGATGATGGGATATCAGATTATACGGCTTATGTTCGTTCACTAGCTGATTGTTCACCAGTACCAGTAATAGCAACAGGGTTTATATCACCTGATAAAATACAAGATTGGTTTGCAGCTGCGGATATTTTTGTTTGTACATCTCAATGGCAAGAACCGTTAGCTCGAGTTCATTATGAGGCAATGGCTGCTGGACTTCCTATTATTACAACAAATCGTGGAGGTAATGCAGAAGTAATTGAATTAAATAAAAACGGTCTCATTGTAGAAAAGCCAGATGAACCATTAGAATTTGCAAAACATCTTTCGTATTTAATAGAAAATCCAGATATTTGTCTAGAGATGGGTCGATACGGACGAAAGCTTGCAGAAGCAAAATATAGCTGGGATCGTGTAGTGAATGATATTTTGACTGTTTGGAATGAAGTTGAAAATATGAGTATTAATAATAATCCTCAAATAGAAGACATGTTAGGAGACGAACTAGATGAGTTGAATATGGGAGAACTAGGTTTAGAGCTAGTTAACCTTAATAATGAACTTGAGCCAGAATTGGATAATTCAGGAGGAGAGCTTCAAGAAGAAATGGAAGTTCAAGGTGAAGGGCAACACGAAGGAGAAGAAACAGTTACAGAGGAAGAAGAACACGGAGAAGAAGAAACAGTTACAGAGGAAGAAGAACACGAAGGAGAAGAAACAGTTACAGAGGAAGAAGAACACGAAGGAGAAGAAACAGTTACAGAGGAAGAAGAACACGAAGGAGAAGAAACAGTTTCAGAGGAAAAAGAACACGAAGGAGAAGAGACAGTTTCAGAGGAAAAAGAACACGAAGGAGAAGAGACAGTTTCAGAGGAAAAAGAACACGAAGGAGAAGAGACAGCTCCAGAGGAAGAAGAACTCGGAGAAGACTTGGCATCTCCAACACTAGAGAATGTTAATACGGATGCAATAGAAGACGATTTACTAGAAAAAGAAAAAATTCTATTAAAAACAAAGAAGAAAGGAAAAAAAGAGAAGAAAAAAAGAGAAGAAAAAATTAAATCAAAAAGCAAGAAGAAGTTAAAAAATAAGAAGAAAAAGAAGCCTTTCGTTACAGAAGAACAAAAAGAACATGTAGAGATAGTTGAAGAAAATGAACAAAACCAAATAGAAGGATATGAAGGCAGTGTAGAAATTAATATCACAGAGGTAGATGATAATAACCAAAATGAGATAAAAAAAGATATTCTAATAAGCTTTCGAGGTCAAAGAAGATACTTTACTCGTTCTGATTGGGAAAAGCAAAGAAAAGATCCTTTGTAA
- a CDS encoding glycosyltransferase family 4 protein, which yields MKILVIWRRLSIGGVNAGWRNRAAYFYKHGITTDFLYTEDNGGRVMMESVSQLFITSNNEDILRLLKENNYDCLINIDYQEMYPLIAQSGFAGKIIFESRVPIKSYVRRQYKNLGKLRPSYIVVPSNFQKSLVNSVLSTKTIPVQVIHNTVNTTLFKPMKKEHCFEVPEPLLPQNKKIIAWIGNINNLQKNWEFLLKVVSRITTYRNDLYFWIIGGIKSKEKERFLLECKRLGIEKYLTWFPSISYKDLPLYYNKVAYSGGCLFSTTKFESFGNIFTEAMACGCPVIAPQNSAIPEVITDDCSGKLYKTNNTKMAIRQIHSLLDDTKTRNRLIKNALLEVEEKFSTEVSGKQYVEFIKQIING from the coding sequence ATGAAAATACTGGTTATATGGAGACGCCTATCAATAGGAGGGGTTAATGCAGGCTGGCGTAATCGTGCTGCTTACTTTTATAAGCATGGTATTACAACTGATTTTTTATATACTGAAGATAACGGTGGAAGAGTTATGATGGAATCAGTTTCTCAACTCTTTATAACAAGCAATAACGAAGATATACTCCGTTTACTAAAGGAAAATAACTATGATTGTCTTATTAACATAGATTATCAAGAGATGTATCCACTAATTGCACAATCTGGATTTGCTGGCAAAATCATTTTTGAATCTAGAGTTCCTATTAAAAGCTATGTGCGCCGTCAATATAAGAACCTCGGCAAATTAAGGCCATCTTATATTGTCGTACCTTCAAACTTTCAGAAATCACTTGTTAACTCTGTACTTTCAACAAAAACTATTCCCGTTCAGGTCATTCATAATACCGTTAACACAACACTTTTTAAACCGATGAAGAAGGAACATTGTTTCGAAGTTCCCGAACCATTACTCCCTCAAAATAAGAAAATCATCGCATGGATTGGAAATATTAATAATTTGCAAAAAAATTGGGAATTTTTATTAAAAGTAGTTTCTAGAATTACTACTTATAGAAACGATCTTTACTTTTGGATTATTGGTGGGATAAAAAGTAAAGAAAAAGAAAGGTTTTTATTGGAATGTAAACGTCTAGGCATAGAAAAGTATCTTACATGGTTCCCTAGCATTTCTTACAAAGATCTTCCTCTTTACTATAATAAGGTTGCTTATTCAGGGGGGTGTCTATTTTCTACAACAAAATTTGAATCGTTTGGTAATATTTTCACTGAGGCAATGGCTTGTGGTTGCCCTGTCATCGCACCTCAAAACTCAGCAATTCCTGAAGTCATTACAGACGATTGCAGTGGAAAACTATACAAAACAAACAATACAAAAATGGCCATTAGACAGATACATAGTCTTTTAGATGATACAAAAACTAGAAATAGATTGATTAAAAATGCCCTTCTTGAAGTTGAGGAAAAGTTTTCTACTGAGGTAAGCGGGAAACAGTATGTCGAATTTATTAAGCAGATTATAAATGGGTAG
- a CDS encoding glycosyltransferase family 4 protein: MKVLIICTEKLPVPPVRGGAIQTYIAGAVPTLSKKHSITILGRTDPDLPNEETIDNIHYVRTEGGLLETYRKGVINYLKSNPSFDLIHIFNRPRLVNPVRDSTPNARIVLSMHNDMFQPQKIDQEEGALAIEQVDKIITISNYIGHAITNFFPQAAPKLRTIYSGVDLNRFVPSYSDKARPIRQSIRNEYQLQNKKVILFAGRLSANKGADVLVRAIPEVAKKHPDAALVLMGGKWFSDDGVTDYIAYVRALAQRSQVPIITTGFVAPDKIQEWFAAADVFVCPSQWQEPLARVHYEAMAAGLPIVTTDRGGNTEVIDLNKNGLIVENPEDPSEFAKHITNLLSNPSICKEMGQYGRKIAEQKYNWSRVVSDIENVWNEIEYNIQNNIEIGSQEVVETTMESEQFDVIEQVNEEVRPEVVVPLETQEDVLPQQSITEEHQNVVDVTERKRRRKRNRNRNRSKVRRKQNSSSGQILVSFSGQRKYFTSGELKRQNIR, encoded by the coding sequence GTGAAAGTACTCATAATTTGTACGGAAAAATTACCAGTCCCTCCTGTACGAGGTGGAGCTATTCAAACGTATATCGCAGGAGCTGTTCCTACATTAAGTAAGAAGCATAGTATCACGATATTAGGTAGAACAGACCCGGACCTTCCTAATGAAGAAACAATAGATAATATTCATTATGTTCGAACAGAAGGTGGTTTACTAGAAACATACCGTAAAGGTGTAATAAATTATTTAAAGTCAAATCCTTCTTTTGATTTAATTCATATCTTTAATCGACCTCGTTTAGTTAATCCAGTTCGTGATAGCACACCTAATGCGCGAATAGTACTAAGCATGCATAATGATATGTTTCAACCTCAAAAAATTGACCAAGAAGAAGGGGCATTAGCGATAGAACAGGTTGACAAGATTATAACGATTAGTAATTATATCGGTCATGCTATTACAAATTTTTTTCCACAAGCTGCTCCTAAATTACGTACAATTTATTCAGGTGTTGATTTAAATCGTTTTGTCCCCTCTTACTCTGACAAAGCTCGTCCAATAAGGCAGTCAATTAGAAACGAATATCAACTTCAAAATAAAAAAGTGATATTATTTGCTGGTCGCTTATCTGCTAATAAAGGTGCGGATGTTCTCGTACGAGCGATACCTGAAGTTGCTAAAAAACATCCAGATGCTGCTTTGGTTCTTATGGGAGGTAAATGGTTTAGTGATGACGGTGTAACAGACTATATTGCTTATGTCCGTGCGCTAGCACAACGGTCTCAAGTTCCGATTATCACTACTGGATTTGTTGCCCCAGATAAAATTCAAGAATGGTTTGCGGCAGCTGATGTCTTTGTTTGTCCGTCACAATGGCAGGAGCCCCTTGCACGAGTTCACTATGAAGCGATGGCGGCGGGATTACCAATAGTGACAACAGATAGAGGTGGAAACACAGAGGTTATTGACTTAAATAAAAATGGTCTAATAGTTGAGAATCCGGAAGACCCTTCAGAATTTGCCAAGCACATTACTAATCTTTTATCAAATCCTTCAATTTGCAAGGAAATGGGTCAGTATGGGCGCAAAATCGCTGAACAAAAATACAATTGGAGTCGAGTCGTAAGTGATATTGAAAACGTTTGGAATGAGATAGAATATAATATTCAAAATAACATTGAAATAGGAAGTCAAGAAGTAGTAGAAACAACAATGGAAAGTGAACAATTTGATGTTATTGAGCAGGTTAATGAAGAAGTACGTCCTGAGGTTGTAGTACCTCTTGAAACGCAAGAAGACGTATTGCCTCAACAAAGTATAACTGAGGAACATCAAAATGTGGTTGATGTTACTGAGAGGAAACGTAGAAGAAAGCGAAATAGAAACAGAAATAGAAGTAAGGTTAGAAGGAAACAAAATAGCTCTTCTGGACAAATTCTAGTAAGTTTCTCAGGTCAAAGAAAGTACTTTACATCTGGAGAACTGAAAAGACAAAACATCCGTTAG
- a CDS encoding UDP-glucose dehydrogenase family protein, which produces MEICIVGAGYVGLTTAAILSDKGHHVHSVDIMEEKIQLLNKGKIPIYEPELDSYIIRNIKKGTLNFSTKIPDKIKASGVIIIAVGTPSLPDGSTNLSYIKGVVDTIANNLNSYKIIMTKSTVPPGTNEWIHKTLVEKGINEDLFDVVSNPEFLKEGTAIADLLNPDKTVIGSKSNRPIPKVQQLYKGFHGKFIMTSLTGAELIKYASNAFLATKISFINEMARICDAYGVNIDDIAKGIGTDPRIGSLFLRAGLGYGGSCFPKDISSLHHSASKKNVSVPLLEATMNVNKTQIDMYLNKLTSVFQKLENKKITVWGLTFKPNTGDLRFSQSLALIDKLLEYGSEVHAYDPLITSTDRNITIHDDIYQSIHNSEILIVATEWDTFKSIDWSKVHNKMNGNILLDGRNMFHPSTVKKFGFHYLGMGRPE; this is translated from the coding sequence ATGGAGATATGTATCGTCGGTGCTGGTTATGTCGGACTCACAACAGCTGCGATTCTTTCTGATAAGGGACACCATGTACATTCTGTTGATATTATGGAAGAGAAAATCCAGCTATTAAATAAAGGAAAAATTCCAATTTATGAACCTGAACTAGATAGCTATATTATTAGGAATATAAAGAAAGGTACTCTTAATTTCTCAACAAAAATACCTGATAAAATTAAGGCTAGTGGAGTTATTATCATTGCTGTAGGAACACCATCTCTTCCTGATGGAAGTACAAATTTATCCTATATTAAAGGTGTTGTTGACACTATTGCCAACAACCTAAATTCATACAAGATAATTATGACAAAAAGTACTGTCCCACCTGGAACAAATGAATGGATTCATAAAACATTAGTAGAAAAGGGGATTAATGAAGATTTATTCGACGTTGTTTCAAACCCTGAGTTTTTAAAGGAAGGAACAGCCATTGCTGATTTGTTAAATCCTGATAAGACAGTTATTGGCTCTAAAAGTAATCGACCAATTCCGAAAGTGCAACAACTATATAAAGGGTTTCACGGAAAATTTATTATGACTAGTTTAACTGGTGCAGAACTCATTAAATATGCTTCTAATGCGTTTCTTGCAACGAAAATTTCTTTTATTAATGAAATGGCGCGTATTTGTGATGCATATGGTGTCAATATAGATGATATTGCCAAAGGTATTGGTACTGATCCTCGAATCGGCTCATTGTTCCTTAGGGCTGGTTTAGGTTATGGAGGATCTTGTTTTCCAAAAGATATAAGTTCTTTACACCATTCAGCAAGTAAAAAAAATGTCAGTGTCCCTTTATTAGAGGCAACTATGAATGTTAACAAAACACAAATTGATATGTATCTTAATAAATTAACGTCTGTATTCCAAAAACTCGAAAATAAAAAGATCACTGTGTGGGGACTTACATTTAAGCCAAATACGGGTGACTTACGCTTTTCTCAATCTTTGGCTTTAATAGATAAGTTACTAGAATACGGCTCTGAAGTTCATGCATATGATCCTCTTATTACCTCAACTGATAGAAACATAACGATTCATGACGATATATATCAATCTATTCACAACTCTGAAATATTAATTGTCGCAACTGAATGGGATACGTTTAAATCAATAGATTGGTCAAAAGTTCATAACAAGATGAATGGAAACATCCTTCTAGACGGTAGAAATATGTTTCACCCTTCAACAGTAAAAAAGTTCGGGTTCCACTATTTAGGAATGGGGAGACCTGAATAA